In Deltaproteobacteria bacterium, the following proteins share a genomic window:
- a CDS encoding CoA transferase has product MNKAPLDGIRVADFCWAWAGPYGALQLAHLGAEVIRIESTTRMCPSRLIPPWADNIQQGYNRSGYFNQYNQGKRSLTLNLKTEEGLNLAKKLVGKSDIVIENFAAGIMDKMGLGYEVLRAIKPDIIMAALSGYGATGPESSYVSYGPPQVALSGMASLTGYDDGIPRQAGFSYGDPNGGVHGAYAIMCALLHRAKTGAGQYIDLSQREACAMLLPEGIMDYVMNKTQPPCNGNRDPYMAPHGVFRCKGDDRWVSLAARDDDEWRRLCTVMGKPALASDPQFATLVARKENEDALEAEVTAWTHERSAEEATQQLQQAGIPSYPSLDGRDLLANPQAEARGFFVEFEHPEVGTRRHLGIPWHMSHTPCEVRRPAPMLGEATEYVLEQIIGLTHEEVAVLREKNVLV; this is encoded by the coding sequence ATGAACAAAGCTCCTCTCGATGGTATTAGAGTTGCGGATTTTTGCTGGGCGTGGGCGGGACCATACGGCGCGCTGCAACTGGCGCATTTAGGCGCGGAAGTGATCCGCATCGAAAGCACGACTCGCATGTGCCCCTCGCGCTTGATCCCTCCGTGGGCGGATAACATCCAACAAGGGTACAACCGCTCTGGCTATTTCAATCAGTACAACCAGGGCAAGCGGTCGCTGACCCTCAATTTGAAAACCGAGGAAGGGCTCAACCTGGCAAAAAAACTGGTCGGGAAGAGCGATATCGTGATCGAGAACTTCGCGGCGGGTATCATGGACAAAATGGGCCTGGGGTACGAAGTGTTGCGCGCGATCAAGCCCGACATCATTATGGCCGCGCTGTCCGGCTATGGCGCGACCGGTCCCGAAAGCAGCTACGTGTCGTACGGTCCGCCGCAAGTAGCGTTGAGCGGTATGGCGTCCTTGACCGGCTACGATGACGGCATCCCACGCCAAGCCGGGTTCTCTTATGGCGACCCTAACGGCGGCGTGCATGGCGCCTATGCGATCATGTGCGCGCTGTTGCACCGGGCGAAGACCGGCGCAGGGCAATACATCGATCTCTCGCAACGCGAAGCCTGTGCCATGCTGCTGCCCGAAGGGATTATGGACTACGTCATGAACAAGACCCAACCTCCATGCAACGGCAACCGCGATCCGTACATGGCGCCGCATGGTGTGTTTCGTTGTAAGGGCGACGACCGCTGGGTCAGTTTGGCTGCCCGCGACGACGACGAGTGGCGGCGACTCTGCACGGTGATGGGCAAGCCGGCACTGGCCAGTGATCCGCAGTTCGCCACATTGGTCGCGCGTAAAGAAAACGAAGATGCCCTGGAAGCAGAAGTGACGGCCTGGACGCACGAGCGCTCGGCGGAAGAGGCGACCCAGCAACTGCAACAGGCCGGGATTCCTTCCTATCCGTCGCTCGACGGGCGCGACCTGCTGGCGAACCCCCAGGCGGAAGCCCGCGGATTCTTTGTCGAGTTCGAGCACCCGGAAGTGGGCACGCGTCGCCACCTAGGGATTCCGTGGCATATGTCTCATACGCCATGCGAGGTGCGTCGCCCGGCACCCATGCTTGGTGAAGCCACGGAGTACGTCCTGGAGCAGATCATCGGCCTGACCCACGAAGAGGTCGCCGTGCTGCGCGAGAAGAACGTCCTCGTGTAA
- a CDS encoding CoA transferase → MPGRGLEGFRVVECGEMVAASYATKLMADMGAEVVKIETPTGGDSARQRGPFPGKIPHPEKSGLFLYLNTNKRGVTLDLEQARGREIFRKLVGQADLLVHNVHPTSMAAMGLDYAELAGVNPGLVMTSITPFGLSGPHSHYQATDLTLWNAGGLCYLNGGGPGSEDLPPLKAFGQQAGFQAGIHAAVAALGALFARMTNGVGQHIDFSIQETLMAISEFAGIMPSYAGQVVVRFTGNKAIRPLDIMECKDGWIYLCCVEEHQWKGFVDIMDNPEWAAEELFDTRLHRAENWDALQVLMEPWVKEQTVEELYHKAQARRIPFAPVSTMGDLLDSEHLKARGFFAEITHPEAGTLPYPTAPYKLSAVPWTLRRPAPCLGQHNAEVYGELGLTREEIESLHKQGVI, encoded by the coding sequence ATGCCGGGACGCGGCTTAGAAGGTTTTCGCGTGGTCGAATGCGGGGAGATGGTCGCTGCCTCGTATGCGACCAAACTCATGGCGGACATGGGTGCCGAGGTTGTTAAGATCGAAACACCCACAGGCGGCGACTCCGCCCGTCAACGAGGTCCTTTCCCCGGGAAGATTCCCCATCCCGAGAAAAGCGGCTTATTTCTCTACCTGAATACGAACAAACGTGGCGTCACGCTCGACCTGGAGCAAGCGCGCGGACGCGAGATTTTTCGCAAACTGGTGGGCCAGGCCGACTTGCTGGTGCATAACGTCCATCCCACATCTATGGCAGCCATGGGATTGGACTATGCCGAGTTGGCCGGGGTGAATCCCGGCTTGGTCATGACCTCGATCACCCCGTTCGGACTCAGCGGTCCTCATAGCCACTATCAGGCGACGGATCTGACGCTCTGGAATGCCGGCGGATTGTGTTACTTGAACGGCGGCGGTCCGGGGAGCGAAGATCTGCCGCCGCTCAAAGCCTTTGGCCAACAGGCCGGGTTCCAAGCCGGCATTCATGCGGCGGTGGCGGCGCTGGGTGCGCTCTTTGCGCGCATGACGAACGGCGTCGGGCAGCACATCGACTTCTCCATTCAAGAAACCTTGATGGCGATTTCCGAGTTTGCCGGCATCATGCCCTCGTATGCCGGGCAGGTTGTCGTGCGTTTTACCGGCAACAAGGCCATTCGTCCGCTGGACATTATGGAATGCAAAGATGGGTGGATTTACCTGTGCTGTGTCGAGGAACACCAGTGGAAGGGCTTCGTGGACATCATGGACAATCCGGAGTGGGCGGCGGAAGAATTGTTCGACACGCGCCTACATCGAGCCGAGAACTGGGACGCGCTGCAAGTGTTGATGGAGCCCTGGGTGAAAGAGCAGACTGTGGAAGAGCTGTACCACAAGGCGCAGGCGCGGCGGATTCCCTTCGCGCCGGTCTCGACGATGGGCGACCTCCTGGATTCCGAACACCTTAAGGCGCGCGGTTTCTTCGCCGAGATTACCCACCCCGAAGCGGGAACGCTGCCGTATCCCACCGCGCCGTACAAGCTGTCTGCCGTGCCGTGGACGCTGCGGCGTCCTGCTCCGTGCTTGGGGCAGCATAACGCCGAGGTTTATGGCGAATTGGGACTGACTCGCGAGGAAATCGAGAGTTTGCACAAGCAGGGAGTTATCTAA
- a CDS encoding CBS domain-containing protein, which produces MKRSFRTLRVSEVMVNSPVTVGSGDSLQHALSLLEKHSIHELPVVEHGRLVGIVTAGDLKFFTPAYQLFRDQEELRQALRELTVAEAMTVEPVSISPHATLLEAIESMHRQSLGALLVADGERLLGLLSVSDVLRLVIEQEE; this is translated from the coding sequence ATGAAACGCAGCTTCCGAACCCTACGAGTAAGTGAAGTCATGGTGAACTCTCCGGTAACGGTCGGTTCCGGGGATTCGCTCCAACATGCCCTGAGTTTGTTGGAGAAGCATAGCATCCATGAGTTGCCGGTGGTCGAACACGGGCGACTGGTCGGTATTGTGACCGCCGGCGACCTCAAGTTCTTTACCCCTGCCTACCAACTCTTTCGTGACCAAGAGGAGTTGCGCCAGGCGCTGCGAGAACTCACCGTCGCCGAAGCCATGACGGTCGAGCCGGTGAGCATTTCCCCGCACGCGACGCTGCTGGAGGCGATCGAATCGATGCATCGACAGAGCCTCGGGGCTTTGCTAGTGGCGGACGGCGAACGACTCCTTGGACTTCTCTCCGTCAGCGATGTGTTGCGTCTGGTGATCGAACAGGAAGAGTAA
- a CDS encoding phosphotransferase family protein: protein MDLALLQKQLQDFSVAHYGKDAVVSQVEVMPGHAGLSFGFRVDYRHHGQPANESLVVRLPPKGVRQSGNTDVLRQVPLLNALKRHGVPVADVRWSGADLRWFEVPYMMVGRLPGRTFRVSEPDPSFDLSRAGVARLYRQVIHALVQTHRLDWQNDLAGWEAPKTLDTEIKFWDTILAKAAEPQWIAQGQEVRALLLQSQPPNPPIGLFHGDFQSSNFLFDDEKLLAVLDWEISGIGGQLLDLGWAIVFTDPESWVAPCSPIATVPPAEELVAQYEEEMQRKVPDIAWYRALAGYRFAAISGFNVMLHRRGKRHDPEWENIAGSVTPLFARAKALLRGK from the coding sequence ATGGACTTAGCACTGCTGCAAAAACAACTGCAAGACTTTTCCGTCGCCCACTACGGAAAGGACGCCGTCGTTAGCCAAGTTGAGGTCATGCCCGGCCACGCCGGCCTCAGCTTCGGGTTCCGCGTGGATTACCGGCATCATGGCCAGCCGGCCAACGAATCGTTGGTGGTGCGCCTCCCGCCCAAAGGCGTGCGCCAAAGCGGGAACACAGACGTGCTGCGGCAGGTGCCGTTGCTCAATGCTCTGAAACGCCATGGCGTGCCGGTCGCGGACGTGCGCTGGTCGGGCGCTGACCTACGTTGGTTCGAGGTGCCCTACATGATGGTTGGGCGGTTGCCGGGCCGCACCTTTCGCGTGTCGGAACCCGATCCGTCGTTCGACCTCAGCCGCGCGGGCGTCGCTCGTCTCTATCGCCAAGTGATTCACGCGCTGGTGCAAACGCATCGACTCGATTGGCAAAACGATCTTGCCGGGTGGGAAGCGCCCAAAACCCTGGACACGGAAATCAAGTTTTGGGACACCATTCTAGCCAAAGCTGCAGAACCGCAATGGATTGCCCAAGGCCAAGAGGTACGCGCATTACTCCTTCAGTCGCAGCCGCCCAACCCGCCGATCGGTCTCTTTCATGGCGACTTTCAGAGTTCCAATTTTCTCTTTGACGATGAAAAACTCCTGGCCGTGCTCGATTGGGAGATTTCCGGCATCGGCGGGCAACTTCTCGACCTGGGCTGGGCGATCGTCTTTACCGATCCAGAGAGTTGGGTCGCTCCCTGTAGTCCCATCGCCACCGTGCCACCGGCGGAAGAACTGGTCGCGCAATACGAAGAAGAGATGCAGCGGAAAGTGCCGGACATCGCCTGGTATCGAGCACTCGCTGGGTATCGGTTTGCCGCCATTAGCGGCTTCAACGTCATGCTGCATCGGCGCGGCAAACGGCATGACCCGGAGTGGGAGAATATCGCGGGCTCGGTCACGCCGCTGTTCGCACGAGCAAAAGCCCTGCTGCGCGGGAAGTAA
- a CDS encoding DEAD/DEAH box helicase encodes MRLTFDLGTLVLYDPPPGLQPPAWFQWDGRVDRWRARAHHYRSIVEHFKQAEVACDNNAPAYRTLTLASRLTQDPHPFQSEALDAWKTAGRRGVVVLPTGAGKSYVGQMAIEMVQRGTLVVAPTIDLMNQWYDLLCAAFGEQVGLIGGGYYEIQDLTVTTYDSAYNHMDRLGNRWGLVIFDECHHLPGEMYSHAAEMCLAPYRLGLTATPERSDGRHLLLDELIGPLVYAKGIKELAGEYLAEYVTERVTVTLTSEEEAEYKRARGTFYDFVVDHGIVLDGLAGWHRFVRESARSRQGRQAMLAHQRSKKLALGTSAKLRTLDFLLKKHARERVIIFTSDNDTVYAISAAFLIPAITHQTPTKERKAILEGFNRGEYLALATSKVLNEGVNVPEASVAIILSGSGSIREHVQRLGRVLRKREGKHAILYEVVTAGTVEENISRRRRQHDAYQ; translated from the coding sequence ATGCGTCTCACGTTCGACCTCGGTACCCTGGTCCTGTACGATCCGCCGCCGGGATTGCAGCCACCGGCGTGGTTCCAGTGGGATGGGCGGGTGGACCGCTGGCGCGCGCGGGCGCATCACTACCGTTCCATCGTCGAGCATTTCAAACAGGCGGAGGTCGCGTGCGACAACAATGCCCCCGCCTACCGCACCCTCACACTCGCCAGTCGTCTCACGCAAGATCCGCATCCTTTTCAAAGCGAAGCCCTTGATGCCTGGAAAACTGCCGGACGGCGCGGTGTGGTCGTCCTGCCCACCGGTGCCGGCAAAAGTTACGTCGGCCAAATGGCCATCGAAATGGTACAGCGTGGCACCCTAGTGGTGGCACCGACCATCGATCTGATGAACCAATGGTACGATCTGTTGTGCGCCGCGTTTGGCGAGCAGGTCGGACTCATCGGCGGCGGGTATTACGAAATCCAAGACTTGACGGTGACTACCTACGACAGCGCCTACAATCACATGGATCGTCTCGGCAACCGTTGGGGGCTGGTGATTTTTGACGAATGCCACCACCTGCCCGGGGAGATGTACAGTCACGCGGCGGAAATGTGTCTCGCGCCCTATCGTCTCGGCTTGACCGCCACGCCCGAGCGTAGCGATGGACGGCACCTCTTGCTTGACGAGTTGATCGGTCCCTTGGTCTATGCGAAAGGCATTAAAGAGCTGGCCGGAGAATATCTGGCGGAGTATGTCACCGAGCGCGTCACCGTGACGCTCACTTCCGAAGAGGAAGCAGAATACAAACGAGCGCGCGGCACGTTTTACGATTTCGTCGTCGATCACGGTATCGTGCTGGACGGACTCGCGGGATGGCATCGGTTCGTGCGCGAAAGCGCGCGCAGTCGCCAAGGACGGCAAGCGATGCTGGCCCACCAGCGCTCGAAGAAACTCGCGCTTGGTACGTCGGCCAAGCTGCGCACGTTGGATTTCTTGCTCAAGAAGCACGCGCGTGAGCGGGTGATTATTTTCACTAGCGATAACGATACCGTCTATGCCATCTCCGCCGCCTTCCTGATTCCCGCCATCACCCACCAGACGCCGACGAAAGAGCGCAAAGCGATTCTCGAAGGCTTTAATCGCGGCGAGTATCTGGCGTTGGCGACCTCGAAAGTCCTCAACGAAGGCGTCAACGTTCCTGAAGCCAGCGTCGCGATTATCCTCTCCGGCTCCGGTTCCATCCGCGAGCACGTCCAACGCCTAGGCCGCGTCCTACGCAAACGCGAAGGCAAACACGCGATCCTGTACGAAGTCGTCACCGCTGGCACGGTGGAGGAAAACATCAGCCGCCGCCGCCGCCAGCACGATGCGTATCAGTGA
- a CDS encoding TIGR03617 family F420-dependent LLM class oxidoreductase → MQLDTNLVFNSLADVPAAVRAAEEMGFDALWSLENPNDPFLPLAIASTLTTKIKLGTAIALAFPRSPMALAYTAWDLQKGSNGRFILGLGTQVKGHNEKRYSVPWGSPGPKMREIVLALRQIWDCWQNGTTLNVTGQFYNFTLMPPAFNPGPIGHPHIPIYIAGVNPYMCRLAGELCDGFHVHPFHSTEYLREVVCPLIEEGAQKSGRSRSEIKLCSLAFVITGDNKRELDEMREKVRLQLAFYASTRTYKPVLDQHGWGDVSLRLHEKTAKGEWSSMAQEITDEMLQAYAVEGAPDEIPAMLKAKYNGLLDRLSFYHSYRIGQHEARWRKLVMAFKS, encoded by the coding sequence ATGCAGCTCGACACTAACTTAGTTTTCAACTCGCTCGCCGACGTGCCTGCCGCGGTACGCGCCGCCGAGGAAATGGGATTCGACGCTCTCTGGTCACTCGAAAATCCCAACGACCCGTTTCTTCCGCTGGCGATCGCTTCGACCCTCACGACGAAAATCAAGCTCGGCACCGCCATCGCGCTTGCCTTTCCGCGCAGCCCCATGGCGTTAGCCTACACCGCGTGGGATTTACAAAAAGGCTCAAACGGACGCTTTATCCTCGGCCTGGGCACGCAGGTCAAAGGACACAACGAGAAGCGCTACAGCGTGCCGTGGGGTTCGCCCGGACCCAAGATGCGCGAGATCGTCCTAGCGCTGCGGCAAATCTGGGACTGCTGGCAGAACGGCACCACACTCAATGTCACCGGACAGTTCTACAACTTCACCCTCATGCCGCCAGCCTTCAATCCCGGCCCCATCGGCCATCCGCATATTCCTATCTACATTGCCGGCGTAAACCCCTACATGTGTCGGCTCGCAGGCGAACTGTGCGACGGCTTTCACGTGCATCCGTTTCATTCGACCGAATATCTGCGTGAAGTCGTCTGTCCCCTCATCGAGGAAGGCGCGCAAAAAAGCGGACGTTCACGGAGCGAGATCAAACTCTGCTCGCTCGCGTTCGTCATCACCGGAGACAACAAACGAGAGCTGGACGAGATGCGCGAGAAAGTACGTTTGCAACTCGCCTTCTACGCCTCCACGCGCACCTATAAGCCGGTGCTCGACCAGCACGGATGGGGCGATGTCAGCCTCCGGCTGCACGAGAAAACCGCCAAAGGAGAGTGGTCCTCTATGGCGCAAGAAATCACCGACGAGATGTTACAAGCATACGCCGTGGAAGGCGCGCCGGACGAAATACCGGCCATGCTCAAGGCTAAATATAACGGCCTCCTCGACCGCCTCTCCTTCTATCATTCCTATCGCATCGGTCAGCACGAAGCCCGCTGGCGCAAGCTGGTCATGGCGTTCAAGTCGTAG
- a CDS encoding thrombospondin type 3 repeat-containing protein: MSPNGATPHQIFELSVPMDLVYAPDDPRFWSSGFPPPPCDPNKDTDGDGVPDCPNSGPSDNCPFAANPDQADTDQDGIGDVCDPCLGPDSDGDGVPDGFHSSPGVHGSDGGGNGDNCPSVPNVDQKDTDKDGRGNACDSCLTDPTDTCGTPKDDDGDGVPNSADNCPGVANVGQEDIDFDGFGDACDPCKFDFTNTCKLKPECQQGTCHDIDFDGVPDGEDNCPSVPNFLQEDADEDEKGDVCDSCPNDPTDACPPPLPDNDGDGAANGADNCPSVPNPDQSDVDNDGVGDACDPCPLDPEQSCGQCGGGKGISSFTFAAQQQIGFDLIPGHASILTANSDGTTTSDPRGLCGAPDACTDADKKVLQKFIRVKYVALLKCAKKGAFPCDLTKAEAVGPLAPECRAVAECLVDSSMELMFGDNNPPTGAVTNKCATAIGKQGTGFVRTQLANHVKGKDDKTPAAEDKAKKAIRKACGDPIGPPADLGGDCEGKTGKTAAVDCLFEGLERMKPLP, from the coding sequence ATGTCGCCAAACGGTGCGACTCCTCACCAGATTTTCGAGCTGTCGGTCCCCATGGACTTAGTGTACGCCCCCGACGACCCGCGCTTCTGGAGCAGCGGCTTTCCACCGCCGCCGTGTGACCCCAACAAGGACACTGATGGCGACGGAGTGCCCGACTGCCCAAACAGTGGCCCATCAGACAACTGTCCATTTGCAGCAAACCCCGATCAGGCGGACACTGACCAAGACGGCATTGGAGACGTGTGCGATCCATGCTTAGGCCCGGACTCGGATGGAGATGGCGTGCCGGATGGGTTCCACAGCTCTCCCGGGGTACACGGCAGCGACGGTGGGGGTAACGGAGACAACTGTCCTTCAGTGCCGAATGTGGACCAGAAGGACACCGATAAGGATGGAAGAGGCAATGCCTGCGATTCCTGTCTGACTGACCCCACGGATACATGCGGCACTCCGAAAGATGACGATGGAGACGGGGTACCCAACAGTGCGGACAACTGCCCCGGTGTGGCGAATGTGGGGCAAGAAGATATCGATTTCGACGGTTTCGGCGATGCGTGCGATCCCTGTAAGTTCGATTTCACCAACACCTGCAAGCTGAAACCGGAATGCCAGCAGGGCACGTGTCACGATATCGATTTCGACGGCGTACCGGACGGCGAGGACAACTGTCCTTCCGTGCCAAACTTCCTCCAGGAAGATGCGGACGAAGACGAAAAAGGCGATGTCTGCGATTCGTGTCCAAACGACCCCACCGACGCTTGCCCGCCTCCCCTGCCGGATAACGACGGCGACGGGGCCGCTAACGGCGCGGATAACTGCCCGAGCGTTCCGAACCCAGATCAAAGCGACGTGGACAACGATGGTGTCGGCGACGCGTGCGATCCTTGCCCTCTCGATCCTGAGCAGTCTTGCGGGCAATGTGGTGGCGGTAAAGGAATCTCATCCTTTACCTTCGCTGCACAACAACAGATCGGCTTTGACCTTATTCCGGGACATGCGTCGATCTTGACCGCGAACTCCGACGGCACCACGACCAGCGATCCGCGCGGGCTGTGCGGCGCGCCGGACGCCTGCACCGATGCCGATAAGAAGGTGCTCCAGAAGTTCATCAGGGTGAAATACGTGGCCCTGCTCAAGTGCGCCAAGAAGGGGGCCTTTCCTTGTGACTTAACGAAGGCTGAAGCCGTCGGGCCGCTCGCGCCCGAGTGTCGAGCCGTGGCCGAATGTTTAGTGGACAGCTCGATGGAGTTGATGTTCGGCGACAATAATCCCCCGACTGGAGCGGTCACTAACAAGTGCGCGACCGCCATCGGTAAGCAAGGCACCGGTTTCGTCCGAACGCAACTGGCCAATCATGTGAAGGGCAAGGACGATAAAACTCCAGCTGCGGAAGACAAGGCAAAGAAAGCGATCCGCAAAGCCTGTGGCGACCCGATCGGTCCGCCCGCCGATCTTGGCGGTGACTGCGAGGGCAAGACCGGCAAGACTGCGGCGGTGGATTGCTTGTTCGAGGGCTTGGAGCGGATGAAGCCTCTGCCCTAG
- a CDS encoding CoA transferase, whose amino-acid sequence MAGALDGIKILELTRVGPGAFCTMMLADMGAEVLKIEPPPTGKLAGSGASPRPEQARKLATSFTNRNKQSLTLNLKEPAGQAVLQDLAKSYDVLLEGFRPGVMQRLGGDYDTLSKINPRLIYCSLSGFGQDGPYRDFPAHDLNYLSLAGVANLIGPTEGPPSIPLNIIADYAGASMHGVTGIMFALFARERTGKGQMVDVSYLDTTISLLAATPNVRDYFADAVMPGRGNGVFGGGHAYYGFYGTKDGKMITIGCTEPWLFENLCDALNRPDLKDCAMKEGDFSGPANARHAQARQELQKIFLTKTRQEWFDILTKADVCVGQVYDVPEVFEDPQVKHRQMAVELDHPVAGKVTQAGIAVKLSDTPGSIRSFAPSLGQHTDAVLRGIGYSDAKIAELRGKQVV is encoded by the coding sequence ATGGCTGGAGCGCTCGACGGTATTAAAATTCTCGAACTCACCCGGGTCGGACCGGGGGCATTTTGCACGATGATGCTCGCCGATATGGGGGCCGAGGTGCTGAAAATCGAGCCCCCGCCCACCGGCAAACTTGCTGGCTCGGGAGCCTCTCCGCGACCGGAGCAGGCCCGCAAACTCGCGACCAGTTTCACCAATCGGAATAAGCAAAGTCTGACGCTGAATCTTAAAGAACCTGCCGGTCAGGCGGTGTTGCAGGATCTCGCCAAATCTTACGACGTGTTGCTGGAAGGGTTCCGTCCCGGCGTGATGCAACGTTTGGGTGGGGACTACGACACCTTGAGTAAGATTAACCCACGCCTGATTTACTGTTCTCTGAGCGGCTTTGGGCAAGATGGCCCCTACCGCGATTTCCCTGCCCATGATCTCAACTATCTGTCTCTGGCCGGGGTGGCGAATCTGATCGGTCCGACCGAAGGTCCGCCCTCGATTCCTCTCAATATCATTGCCGATTACGCGGGCGCGTCGATGCACGGCGTGACTGGCATCATGTTCGCCTTGTTTGCCCGGGAACGTACCGGGAAAGGGCAGATGGTGGATGTGTCGTACTTAGACACGACGATTTCCCTACTCGCCGCGACTCCCAATGTGCGCGACTATTTTGCCGATGCTGTCATGCCCGGTCGTGGCAACGGCGTCTTCGGTGGCGGTCACGCCTATTACGGCTTCTACGGAACCAAGGACGGGAAGATGATTACCATCGGCTGCACCGAGCCGTGGCTCTTCGAGAACTTGTGTGACGCGCTGAATCGTCCCGACCTGAAAGACTGCGCTATGAAGGAAGGCGACTTCTCTGGGCCGGCCAACGCACGCCACGCCCAGGCCCGGCAAGAGTTGCAGAAGATCTTCCTCACCAAAACTCGCCAGGAATGGTTCGATATCCTCACCAAGGCAGATGTGTGCGTCGGCCAAGTCTACGACGTGCCGGAAGTCTTCGAAGATCCCCAAGTCAAACATCGCCAGATGGCTGTGGAGCTGGATCATCCAGTGGCGGGAAAAGTGACGCAGGCTGGTATCGCGGTCAAATTGTCCGATACGCCCGGCTCTATTCGTTCCTTCGCCCCGTCTCTCGGACAGCACACCGATGCGGTACTGCGCGGGATCGGCTACAGCGACGCGAAGATTGCCGAGTTGCGCGGGAAGCAAGTGGTCTAG
- a CDS encoding DUF433 domain-containing protein yields the protein MKLLEVTHPYITSRKGHCGGNPIIKGTKFPVRAVVNYILQQGFSPEELVKEFSHLTLAQVYDALSYYYDHRDEIQRELENNTEDKLRAARTN from the coding sequence ATGAAACTTCTTGAAGTAACACATCCTTACATTACTTCCCGAAAAGGGCACTGTGGAGGAAACCCCATCATTAAAGGGACAAAATTTCCTGTGCGCGCTGTTGTCAACTACATTTTACAGCAGGGGTTCTCTCCTGAAGAGCTGGTGAAGGAATTCTCCCATCTGACGCTGGCCCAGGTCTACGACGCGCTCTCGTATTACTATGACCACCGAGATGAGATTCAGCGCGAGTTGGAGAACAATACTGAGGACAAACTCAGGGCAGCAAGAACCAACTGA
- a CDS encoding DUF790 family protein translates to MLTSDLLLTRNEGPYLYPRYIKTDAVRFRQMAEELTALFTEHEGKTRRELTDALNRYAEDSIDYRIQRGFAKLLSDDRCEFTERTIAPSAEIRQKLFALARENHPVVLHPDLIHPVTKDELLAEVAREYKTEPEQIAWALYADLSENHILTRFDAPTSDWLLQRYNVALAQALLYRCVQMKLSVFRNIPSRYKQLFKFIKFYRLMHTIQGDLDSGYEILLDGPVSMFRMSQKYGLQLAVFLPALLLCTRWKMEAEIVGPDGSRRFFPLDESAALVSHYRDSTMYDSLLERTFAERFAEIDSGWEIEREVAIINLKETVFIPDFAFRHRDGRTALLEIVGFWRPDYLKKKIMKLKRSERTDMVVAVSADLNVGEEDFTDVPGSVFFFKKRINPQEVIARLEQVGQDATTER, encoded by the coding sequence ATGTTGACTTCCGATTTGCTGCTGACCCGCAACGAAGGGCCGTATCTCTACCCGCGCTATATCAAAACCGACGCCGTGCGCTTTCGGCAAATGGCAGAGGAATTGACCGCCCTCTTCACCGAGCACGAAGGGAAAACGCGGCGGGAGCTGACCGATGCCCTCAATCGCTATGCGGAAGACAGCATCGACTACCGCATTCAGCGCGGCTTCGCCAAACTTCTGAGCGATGATCGTTGCGAGTTTACCGAGCGCACGATTGCACCCTCGGCGGAAATCCGCCAAAAATTGTTCGCGCTAGCGCGGGAAAACCACCCGGTGGTGCTGCATCCCGACCTGATCCATCCGGTGACCAAAGACGAGTTGCTGGCCGAGGTGGCGCGGGAATATAAGACCGAGCCCGAGCAGATTGCCTGGGCGCTCTATGCCGATCTCAGCGAGAATCACATTCTCACCAGGTTCGACGCCCCGACCAGCGACTGGCTTCTCCAGCGCTACAACGTCGCGTTGGCGCAGGCGCTGCTCTATCGCTGCGTGCAGATGAAGCTGTCCGTGTTTCGCAACATCCCGAGTCGCTACAAGCAGCTCTTCAAGTTCATCAAGTTCTATCGGCTCATGCATACCATCCAGGGCGACCTCGACAGCGGCTATGAAATTCTGCTCGATGGTCCGGTGAGCATGTTCCGTATGTCGCAGAAGTACGGCTTGCAACTGGCCGTTTTTCTGCCGGCGCTGTTGCTGTGCACGCGCTGGAAGATGGAAGCGGAAATCGTCGGACCCGACGGGTCGCGGCGCTTTTTTCCGCTGGACGAGAGCGCCGCGTTGGTGTCGCACTATCGAGACAGTACGATGTACGATTCTCTCCTCGAACGCACTTTCGCCGAGCGCTTCGCCGAGATCGACAGCGGCTGGGAGATCGAGCGCGAGGTCGCGATCATTAATTTGAAAGAGACGGTCTTTATTCCGGACTTCGCCTTCCGGCATCGGGATGGTCGGACGGCGTTGTTGGAAATTGTGGGTTTCTGGCGGCCCGATTATCTAAAAAAGAAGATCATGAAACTCAAGCGCTCCGAACGGACGGATATGGTCGTCGCGGTCTCGGCTGACCTGAACGTGGGGGAAGAGGATTTTACGGACGTGCCGGGCAGTGTGTTCTTCTTCAAGAAACGGATCAATCCGCAAGAAGTCATCGCTCGATTGGAGCAGGTCGGGCAGGACGCCACAACAGAGCGATGA